A region from the Streptosporangium sp. NBC_01756 genome encodes:
- a CDS encoding helix-turn-helix domain-containing protein, translated as MDFPHALRSIRQHRRLSQLDLALRAGTTQRHLSFMESGRSRPGRSMVVRLSESMELPLRERNELLLSAGYAPVYPQTPLDDPGLEHVRTALGHILTGHLPYPAIVVDARHELVLANDAFGLLTEGVAEHLLRPPVNVLRLALHPEGLAARIVNLEQWAQHILDRIPRDDLYEELSGYVPHSAPGPDHVGFAVPVRLRSARGELRLTTTITTFATALDVTVAELKLEAFLPADAATAALLAG; from the coding sequence ATGGACTTCCCCCATGCCCTGCGCTCGATCCGGCAGCACCGCCGTCTCAGCCAGCTGGACCTCGCCCTGCGCGCGGGCACGACGCAACGCCACCTCAGCTTCATGGAGAGCGGCCGCTCCCGGCCCGGCCGGTCCATGGTGGTACGGCTCAGCGAGTCGATGGAGTTGCCGCTGAGGGAGCGCAACGAGCTCCTGCTCTCGGCCGGCTACGCCCCGGTCTACCCGCAGACCCCGCTCGACGACCCCGGCCTGGAGCACGTGCGCACCGCGCTGGGGCACATCCTGACCGGGCACCTGCCCTACCCCGCGATCGTCGTGGACGCGCGGCACGAGCTGGTGCTCGCCAACGACGCGTTCGGCCTGCTCACCGAGGGCGTGGCGGAGCACCTGCTGCGCCCGCCGGTCAACGTGCTGCGCCTCGCCCTGCACCCGGAGGGCCTGGCGGCGCGAATCGTCAACCTGGAGCAGTGGGCGCAGCACATCCTCGACCGCATCCCCCGGGACGACCTGTACGAGGAGCTGTCCGGCTATGTGCCGCACTCCGCGCCGGGCCCCGACCACGTGGGGTTCGCCGTCCCGGTACGGCTGCGCTCGGCGCGCGGCGAACTGCGGCTGACGACCACGATCACGACGTTCGCGACCGCGCTCGACGTGACCGTGGCGGAGCTGAAACTGGAGGCGTTCCTGCCCGCCGACGCGGCCACGGCGGCGCTGCTGGCCGGGTGA
- a CDS encoding LLM class flavin-dependent oxidoreductase, producing the protein MNTRLGVLLPTNHHQWDDARRLADFGVRAERLGYDSVWANDTLIGPRIEPLAMLAALAPVTERVTLGTAVLLPAFRRPVTTAQELASVDHLSAGRLVVTVGAGFPGRSEIEYAVSEVPWERRFGRLDDTVALWRALWAGERTYHGKVLSFDELPASTPSYRPGGPQIWLGGASPSALERTGRLYDGWLPYPPDPADYRTGLTAVRHAATSAGRPADAVAPALFVTVLVTDDVAGGERQLDAYCRTTYGLPYETVRTIQAMVAGPAEQVAATLARYAEAGAEHVVCRIAAPTLDAQLDQLELIAGITRPAAGQPSGH; encoded by the coding sequence ATGAACACGCGACTGGGAGTCCTGCTCCCCACCAACCACCATCAGTGGGACGACGCCCGGCGGCTGGCCGACTTCGGCGTCCGCGCCGAGCGGCTCGGCTACGACTCGGTCTGGGCCAACGACACACTGATCGGTCCGCGGATCGAGCCGCTGGCCATGCTCGCCGCCCTCGCGCCGGTGACCGAACGCGTCACGCTCGGCACCGCGGTGCTGCTGCCCGCCTTCCGCCGTCCGGTCACGACCGCGCAGGAGCTCGCCTCCGTCGACCACCTGTCGGCCGGGCGGCTGGTCGTCACCGTGGGCGCGGGCTTCCCCGGCCGATCGGAGATCGAGTACGCGGTGTCGGAGGTGCCGTGGGAGCGCCGATTCGGCCGGCTGGACGACACGGTGGCCCTGTGGCGGGCGCTGTGGGCGGGCGAGCGGACCTACCACGGCAAGGTGCTGAGCTTCGACGAGCTGCCCGCGTCCACGCCCTCCTACCGGCCCGGCGGGCCGCAGATCTGGCTGGGCGGGGCGAGCCCGTCGGCGCTGGAGCGCACCGGCCGGCTCTACGACGGATGGCTGCCCTACCCGCCCGACCCCGCCGACTACCGGACGGGCCTCACGGCGGTACGGCACGCCGCGACGTCGGCGGGGCGTCCTGCGGACGCGGTCGCTCCGGCGCTGTTCGTCACGGTGCTGGTCACCGACGACGTGGCAGGGGGAGAACGGCAGCTCGACGCCTACTGCCGGACCACCTACGGCCTGCCGTACGAGACGGTGCGGACGATCCAGGCGATGGTCGCGGGCCCGGCCGAGCAGGTGGCCGCCACCCTGGCCCGCTACGCGGAGGCGGGCGCGGAGCACGTGGTCTGCCGCATCGCGGCCCCCACCCTCGACGCGCAGCTCGACCAGCTGGAGCTCATCGCCGGGATCACCCGCCCGGCGGCCGGGCAGCCGTCCGGCCACTGA
- a CDS encoding class I SAM-dependent methyltransferase produces MPVRHPLFARRYPRVSDYEDAHGALEHRRELLAGAGGRVLEIGAGHGANFRHYPPTVQQVVAVEPEPRLRLLAEGAAAHAPVPVQVRAGHAEHLPLPDDSVDAVVASQVLCSVHDVPGSLAEAARVLRPGGHLYFYEHIRSPRPGFARMQRALDLVWPLQGAGCHLARDTERAITDAGFIIDRARHFDFLIDGRTRPGSPCVIGAATIA; encoded by the coding sequence ATGCCGGTCCGCCATCCGCTGTTCGCGCGCCGCTACCCGCGCGTCAGCGATTACGAAGACGCCCACGGCGCGCTCGAACACCGCCGGGAACTGCTAGCCGGGGCCGGCGGCCGCGTCCTGGAGATCGGAGCCGGGCACGGCGCCAACTTCCGCCATTACCCACCCACGGTGCAGCAGGTCGTCGCCGTCGAACCCGAACCTCGGCTGCGCCTGCTGGCTGAAGGCGCCGCCGCTCACGCCCCCGTACCCGTACAGGTCCGCGCGGGGCATGCCGAGCACCTGCCGCTGCCCGACGACTCGGTCGATGCCGTGGTGGCCTCCCAGGTGCTGTGCTCGGTCCACGATGTCCCCGGCTCCCTGGCCGAGGCGGCCCGCGTGCTGCGTCCCGGCGGTCACCTGTACTTCTACGAGCACATCCGCTCACCGCGTCCGGGTTTCGCGCGGATGCAGCGTGCCCTGGACCTGGTCTGGCCGTTGCAGGGGGCAGGCTGCCACCTCGCACGCGACACCGAGCGGGCCATCACCGACGCTGGATTCATCATCGACCGGGCCCGGCACTTCGATTTCCTCATCGACGGCCGTACCAGGCCCGGTTCTCCCTGCGTGATCGGGGCGGCAACGATCGCATGA
- a CDS encoding nitroreductase family deazaflavin-dependent oxidoreductase: MGHDERAGATRLHRLDRWLYRGGRPNRLARAINRAWATVFAAGVLQPDRMVTLQVPGRRTGRVISFPLVVADYQGERYLVAMLGQGTNWVHNVRAAGGRAVLRHGRSEAVRLDEVDPGACAPILRRYLACSPGGRTHIPVDPQAPLEDFEQVAVQYPVFRVTPDRSASPLGSGR; this comes from the coding sequence ATGGGACATGACGAGAGGGCCGGAGCCACGCGCCTGCACCGCTTGGACCGCTGGCTGTATCGCGGCGGCCGGCCCAACCGCCTGGCACGGGCGATCAACCGGGCCTGGGCCACCGTGTTCGCGGCCGGGGTCCTGCAGCCGGACCGGATGGTGACCTTGCAGGTGCCGGGCCGGCGTACCGGCCGCGTCATCTCCTTCCCGCTGGTCGTCGCGGACTACCAGGGCGAGCGTTACCTGGTGGCGATGCTCGGCCAGGGCACCAACTGGGTGCACAACGTCCGCGCGGCCGGAGGCCGGGCGGTGCTACGGCACGGCCGCAGCGAGGCCGTGCGCCTGGATGAAGTCGACCCCGGTGCCTGTGCGCCTATCCTGCGCCGCTACCTGGCCTGCTCGCCGGGAGGCCGCACCCACATCCCGGTGGACCCGCAAGCACCGCTGGAGGACTTCGAGCAGGTCGCGGTGCAGTACCCGGTCTTCCGCGTCACGCCCGACCGGTCGGCGTCCCCGCTCGGTTCCGGCCGATAG
- a CDS encoding TetR/AcrR family transcriptional regulator, whose translation MAPEKLTRQAVIERALRLADTEGLQAVTIRRLAAELGVAPTALYWHVKNKDELLSALADRLLAALVADVDPDRPWNQRLRAMITALVEQTRAHPYLSTLLPMIDKSAAEEYHRAVDTAIGLLTEAGFTLQEADQVATYLLLGAVAMVSCQPGGVEGDEKEAAELRRQHRLDLERLPPGRYPHLAAFAATLSTPPDLDAYYSFGIDLLLSAVETTPRTVAESFR comes from the coding sequence GTGGCTCCAGAGAAACTGACCCGTCAGGCCGTCATCGAGCGGGCATTGAGGCTTGCTGACACCGAAGGGCTCCAAGCGGTCACCATCCGCCGGCTCGCCGCCGAGCTCGGCGTCGCGCCCACGGCGCTGTACTGGCATGTCAAGAACAAGGACGAGCTGCTCTCCGCGCTCGCCGACCGCCTGCTCGCGGCGCTCGTCGCCGACGTGGACCCGGACCGGCCCTGGAACCAGCGTCTCCGCGCGATGATCACCGCGCTGGTGGAGCAGACGCGTGCGCACCCGTACCTGTCCACCCTGCTACCGATGATCGACAAGAGCGCGGCCGAGGAATACCACCGGGCCGTCGACACCGCGATCGGGCTGCTCACCGAGGCCGGGTTCACCCTCCAGGAAGCCGACCAGGTGGCCACCTACCTGCTCCTGGGGGCCGTGGCGATGGTGTCCTGCCAGCCGGGTGGCGTGGAAGGCGACGAGAAGGAGGCTGCAGAGCTCAGACGGCAACATCGCCTGGACCTCGAACGCCTGCCTCCCGGCCGCTACCCCCACCTGGCCGCCTTCGCCGCCACCCTCTCCACCCCCCCTGACCTCGACGCCTACTACTCCTTCGGCATCGACCTCCTGCTGTCCGCGGTGGAGACCACGCCTCGGACGGTTGCGGAGTCCTTCCGGTGA
- a CDS encoding protease inhibitor I42 family protein, giving the protein MIHRTTMVVLLLVALVAGCGNGAAVQSLGLMVRGKVGTTVDVRLTPGQRFSLGVDEDASAGDSWRMADLPDIKVASFISEEYRPGAETGKAGGVRYFVFNAKQPGTATVTISNCRSCPADRVPADEQSRLVSGDATFRITVT; this is encoded by the coding sequence GTGATTCACCGAACGACGATGGTCGTCCTGCTGCTGGTGGCGCTCGTCGCGGGGTGCGGCAACGGAGCCGCCGTCCAGTCCCTGGGCCTGATGGTCCGCGGGAAGGTCGGCACCACGGTGGACGTCCGGCTCACCCCGGGCCAGCGGTTCTCGCTCGGCGTGGACGAGGACGCCTCCGCCGGGGACAGTTGGCGGATGGCCGACCTGCCGGACATCAAGGTGGCCTCGTTCATCAGCGAGGAGTACCGGCCCGGCGCCGAGACGGGAAAGGCGGGCGGGGTCCGCTACTTCGTCTTCAATGCGAAGCAGCCCGGAACGGCCACGGTCACGATCTCCAACTGCCGGAGCTGCCCGGCCGACCGGGTGCCCGCCGACGAGCAGAGCAGGCTCGTGTCGGGTGACGCGACCTTCCGCATCACCGTCACCTGA
- a CDS encoding polyphosphate kinase 2 family protein encodes MNRLSQVDLSRKLAKKDAAARLDAALDRLLHLRLVLGGQIGDKRIGPPLCAVFEGWDASGKGGAIKRLVRPLDPRHVRVAQFAAPTYDEKRHHFLWRFWPVLPGWGGMAVLDRSWYGRVLVERVEGFATEEQWSRAYGEIVEFERTLVAEGMILVKFWMHVSEEEQLRRFQDRAGDPLRAWKLTDEDWRNREKRPQYEDAVEDMLARTDHPKAPWHVVAGDDKRLARVTVVEAVCAAVEAELLSRGYDLSGSAEQPARPSDSSR; translated from the coding sequence ATGAATCGGTTGTCCCAGGTTGACCTGTCACGGAAGCTGGCCAAGAAGGACGCCGCCGCGCGCCTCGACGCCGCGCTGGACCGCCTGCTGCACCTGCGGCTCGTCCTGGGCGGCCAGATCGGCGACAAACGCATCGGCCCCCCGCTGTGCGCGGTGTTCGAGGGCTGGGACGCCTCGGGCAAGGGAGGGGCCATCAAACGGCTGGTGCGCCCGCTCGACCCCCGGCACGTACGGGTCGCCCAGTTCGCGGCGCCGACCTATGACGAGAAGCGGCACCACTTCCTGTGGAGGTTCTGGCCGGTCCTTCCCGGCTGGGGCGGCATGGCCGTGCTCGACCGTTCCTGGTACGGCCGGGTGCTGGTGGAGCGGGTCGAGGGCTTCGCCACCGAGGAGCAGTGGTCGCGCGCCTACGGCGAGATCGTGGAGTTCGAGAGGACTCTCGTCGCCGAGGGCATGATCCTCGTCAAGTTCTGGATGCACGTCTCCGAGGAGGAGCAGCTGCGGCGCTTCCAGGATCGGGCGGGTGACCCGTTACGGGCCTGGAAGCTCACCGACGAGGACTGGCGCAACCGCGAGAAGCGTCCGCAGTACGAGGACGCCGTGGAGGACATGCTCGCCCGGACCGACCATCCCAAGGCCCCCTGGCACGTGGTGGCCGGGGACGACAAGCGGCTGGCCCGCGTCACGGTCGTCGAGGCGGTCTGCGCCGCGGTCGAGGCGGAGTTGCTGTCCCGGGGTTACGACCTGAGCGGTTCCGCCGAACAGCCGGCCCGTCCATCCGATTCTTCCCGGTAA
- a CDS encoding bifunctional phosphatase PAP2/diacylglycerol kinase family protein translates to MRLRSRLGRLDRRLFATVAGAKLPGLERLVPVLSRAADNSLLWAGLAGALAVSGRRPLRRAATRGMLAVSLASPLVNLVGKQAFGRSRPSPDGLPLRRMIKMPVSASFPSGHSASAAAFATAVAVEAPAVVAVPVALLAAAVCFSRVYTGVHYPGDVLAGAAIGVATGLLTRRLWPEAVTGAPRVVTASPVPGHDPDGQGVVAVINSSAGGDPAAAAAVRAWLPKAEVVEAGGPEVAEVMDAAAARARMLAVAGGDGTAGCGAQAALRYRKPLMIIPAGTLDHFAATLGLHRPEDAMIAYRSGGVAAVDVGEVAGRIFLNSASLGVYRQIVDRRESVEQRIGKWPALLWALGRVLRTAEPEEVVVDGVPQRIWLLFVGNCRYDSRGAAPRLRRRLEDGLLDVRLLTAASRLPRLRALTSVLLGGIGLSRHYQQWQADTLRVSSPSGVVRLARDGETCTVAGDVEFTKRPRSLLVVRPAG, encoded by the coding sequence ATGCGATTGAGGTCACGGCTCGGCAGGCTGGACCGGCGATTGTTCGCCACGGTGGCGGGCGCGAAGTTGCCCGGTCTCGAACGTCTCGTCCCCGTCCTGTCGCGCGCCGCCGACAACTCGCTGCTGTGGGCCGGCCTCGCCGGGGCGCTGGCGGTCAGCGGGCGGCGGCCACTGCGCCGCGCCGCGACCCGCGGGATGCTCGCGGTGAGTCTGGCCAGCCCCCTGGTGAACCTGGTCGGGAAGCAGGCCTTCGGCCGGTCCCGGCCGTCACCGGATGGTCTGCCGCTGAGAAGAATGATCAAAATGCCGGTGTCGGCGTCGTTCCCCTCCGGCCATTCGGCCTCGGCCGCCGCGTTCGCCACCGCCGTGGCCGTCGAGGCGCCCGCCGTGGTCGCGGTCCCCGTCGCGCTGCTCGCGGCGGCCGTCTGCTTCTCCCGCGTCTACACCGGTGTGCACTACCCGGGAGACGTCCTCGCCGGTGCCGCGATCGGCGTGGCGACCGGACTGCTCACCCGGCGCCTCTGGCCGGAGGCCGTGACGGGTGCGCCACGGGTGGTCACCGCGTCGCCGGTGCCCGGCCACGACCCCGACGGTCAGGGGGTGGTCGCCGTGATCAACTCCTCCGCCGGTGGCGACCCGGCCGCGGCCGCCGCGGTGCGGGCCTGGCTGCCCAAGGCCGAGGTGGTCGAGGCGGGCGGACCTGAGGTGGCCGAGGTGATGGACGCGGCCGCGGCCCGCGCCCGGATGCTCGCGGTCGCCGGAGGCGACGGCACGGCCGGTTGCGGGGCGCAGGCCGCGCTGCGGTACCGCAAACCCTTGATGATCATTCCGGCGGGCACGCTGGACCACTTCGCGGCCACGCTGGGCCTGCACAGACCCGAGGACGCGATGATCGCCTACCGTTCGGGCGGGGTGGCCGCGGTGGACGTGGGGGAGGTGGCCGGCCGGATCTTCCTCAACAGCGCGAGCCTCGGCGTCTACCGGCAGATCGTCGACCGGCGCGAGTCCGTCGAGCAGCGCATCGGCAAATGGCCGGCACTGCTGTGGGCCCTGGGCCGCGTACTGCGCACCGCCGAGCCCGAGGAGGTGGTCGTCGACGGCGTGCCCCAGCGGATATGGCTGCTGTTCGTCGGCAACTGCCGCTACGACTCACGCGGAGCCGCCCCCCGGCTGCGGCGGAGACTGGAGGACGGGCTGCTGGACGTCCGGCTGCTGACCGCCGCGTCCCGGCTGCCCCGGCTGCGCGCGCTCACCAGTGTGCTGCTGGGCGGGATCGGCCTGTCCAGGCACTACCAGCAGTGGCAGGCCGACACGCTGAGAGTCTCCTCGCCCTCCGGCGTGGTACGGCTGGCACGCGACGGTGAGACGTGCACCGTGGCAGGGGACGTGGAGTTCACCAAGCGGCCCCGATCCCTGCTCGTGGTCCGTCCGGCGGGTTAG
- a CDS encoding YbaB/EbfC family nucleoid-associated protein yields MEQPRWNDDLDIDVQLARLDEEVRSVRLGLAEIEGRAEAAKGLVAVRVGADCRIRDITLDPRVMRLPSTELAEAIKEAANTAADQVAGRAREITAVLTGEAPEGHTR; encoded by the coding sequence GTGGAACAACCCCGGTGGAACGACGATCTCGACATCGACGTCCAACTGGCCAGGCTCGACGAGGAGGTGCGGTCCGTACGGCTCGGCCTGGCTGAGATCGAGGGCCGGGCCGAGGCGGCCAAGGGGCTGGTGGCCGTACGGGTCGGGGCCGACTGCCGGATCCGCGACATCACGCTCGACCCCCGCGTGATGCGGCTGCCGTCGACGGAGCTCGCCGAGGCGATCAAGGAAGCCGCCAACACCGCCGCCGACCAGGTGGCGGGCCGGGCAAGAGAGATCACCGCCGTGCTGACCGGCGAGGCACCCGAGGGCCACACACGGTGA
- a CDS encoding TFIIB-type zinc ribbon-containing protein, with product MQCPKCRGAMRTYERNGVHIEQCESCRGIFLDYGELETLTRMESQWSQSHAAPPPPPPPPPMHGAPAWGAPQHGGHYGHHRQRSWVGMLFST from the coding sequence ATGCAGTGCCCGAAGTGTCGCGGCGCCATGCGCACTTATGAGCGCAACGGCGTCCACATCGAACAGTGTGAGAGCTGTCGCGGGATCTTCCTGGACTATGGCGAGCTCGAGACCCTGACTCGCATGGAGAGCCAGTGGTCCCAGTCGCACGCCGCTCCGCCCCCGCCGCCGCCTCCCCCGCCGATGCACGGCGCCCCCGCCTGGGGCGCGCCCCAGCACGGCGGCCACTACGGCCACCACCGCCAGCGCAGCTGGGTCGGGATGCTCTTCTCGACCTGA
- a CDS encoding phosphotransferase family protein translates to MDDSGDLIDGLRRIGVRYGGAPAEVLPTRPDVIIVRAGSVVVKAHAPGAEEAPLVERMRAVTHPALRGIMLGPVTEEVMVVRDRLVTVWPAGVPVDHDAPDAAPWEESARLLARLHAVPAGALPPLPAAGGPARVGTTVARLTGDSAAERVVRRAMACLPPLDAGPRSTTHGDWHMGQLVRTGDGWILIDVDDLGVGDPAWDLARPAAWFAAGLLDPEVWHRFLGAYRAAGGHAAGADGDPWERLDLPAQAMTVQLTAAALANAEREGRPPDEVEQVLLDTCERIIRLRSACHGALTE, encoded by the coding sequence ATGGACGACAGCGGGGACCTGATCGACGGACTGCGCCGGATCGGCGTCCGGTACGGCGGCGCGCCCGCCGAGGTGCTGCCCACTAGACCGGACGTGATCATCGTGCGGGCCGGCTCCGTCGTGGTGAAGGCGCACGCGCCGGGGGCCGAGGAGGCGCCGCTGGTGGAGCGGATGCGGGCCGTCACCCATCCGGCGCTGCGCGGCATCATGCTCGGACCGGTGACCGAGGAGGTCATGGTCGTCCGTGATCGGCTGGTCACCGTGTGGCCGGCCGGGGTTCCGGTGGACCACGATGCCCCGGACGCGGCCCCCTGGGAGGAGTCCGCGCGGCTGCTGGCCAGGCTGCACGCCGTACCGGCCGGGGCGCTGCCCCCGCTGCCGGCCGCCGGCGGGCCTGCCCGGGTGGGGACCACGGTCGCCAGGTTGACCGGCGACTCCGCCGCCGAGCGCGTCGTGCGCCGCGCCATGGCCTGCCTGCCCCCGCTCGACGCCGGACCGCGCTCGACGACCCACGGCGACTGGCACATGGGCCAGCTGGTCCGCACCGGGGACGGGTGGATCCTCATCGACGTCGACGATCTGGGCGTCGGCGATCCGGCATGGGACCTGGCCAGGCCGGCGGCCTGGTTCGCGGCCGGACTGCTGGATCCGGAGGTGTGGCACCGTTTCCTGGGGGCCTACCGGGCCGCGGGGGGACACGCCGCCGGGGCCGACGGCGACCCGTGGGAACGGCTGGATCTGCCGGCTCAGGCGATGACCGTGCAGCTGACGGCGGCCGCGCTGGCCAACGCGGAGCGGGAGGGACGGCCGCCGGACGAGGTCGAACAGGTGCTGCTCGACACCTGCGAGAGGATTATCCGGCTCCGAAGCGCATGCCACGGTGCGCTCACCGAGTAG
- a CDS encoding TIGR03619 family F420-dependent LLM class oxidoreductase, which produces MRIGFAVPVAGSWATPANMVRVAQRAEALGYHEVWTFQRLLYPRGHSMGAPYRSVHDPMVTLAYLAGVTSRVRLGVAVLNMPFFSPPLLAKQLSSLQAVSGGRLDAGLGLGWLPEEFAASGVSFERRGRRGEEFLHVLRRLWSEEVVEHKGEFYELPPVHQDPKPVPPPPILLGGSAEVALRRAGRLADGWISSSREDLDRIGEKISVVKEAARAAGRDPEALRFVIRGVTRVRPSGAAGRAPMTGSFEEIRQDVAMLEAGGVTDVFHDLNFDPEVGSPDADPEESMRRAEAALEALVP; this is translated from the coding sequence ATGAGGATCGGATTCGCGGTGCCGGTGGCGGGATCCTGGGCGACGCCCGCCAACATGGTGCGGGTCGCGCAGCGGGCGGAGGCACTCGGCTATCACGAGGTGTGGACCTTCCAGCGCCTGCTGTACCCGCGTGGGCATTCGATGGGGGCGCCCTACCGCAGCGTGCACGACCCGATGGTCACGCTGGCCTACCTGGCGGGGGTGACCAGCCGGGTCCGGCTCGGCGTGGCCGTGCTCAACATGCCCTTCTTCTCGCCGCCGCTGCTGGCCAAACAGCTGTCCAGCCTGCAGGCGGTGTCCGGCGGCCGGCTGGACGCGGGGCTCGGGCTGGGCTGGCTCCCGGAGGAGTTCGCGGCGTCGGGGGTGTCCTTCGAGCGGCGCGGGCGGCGCGGAGAGGAGTTCCTCCACGTGCTGCGCCGGCTCTGGTCGGAGGAGGTCGTCGAGCACAAGGGGGAGTTCTACGAACTGCCGCCGGTGCACCAGGACCCCAAGCCGGTCCCGCCGCCGCCGATCCTGCTGGGCGGGAGCGCGGAGGTGGCGCTGCGCCGGGCGGGACGGCTGGCGGACGGCTGGATCAGTTCGAGCCGCGAGGACCTCGACCGCATCGGCGAGAAGATCTCCGTCGTGAAGGAGGCGGCCCGTGCCGCCGGGCGGGATCCGGAGGCGCTGCGTTTCGTCATCCGGGGCGTCACCCGGGTCCGCCCGTCCGGGGCCGCCGGGCGCGCCCCGATGACCGGCTCGTTCGAGGAGATCCGGCAGGACGTCGCCATGCTGGAGGCCGGCGGCGTCACCGACGTCTTCCACGACCTCAACTTCGATCCGGAGGTCGGTTCGCCCGACGCCGATCCCGAGGAGTCGATGCGCCGGGCCGAGGCGGCGCTGGAGGCCCTCGTGCCCTGA
- a CDS encoding HAD-IIA family hydrolase, whose product MDERKPIECWLSDMDGVLVHEGQPVPGADEFIRRLRESGKRFLVLTNNSIYTQRDLAVRLRTAGLDIPPESIWTSALATARFLDSQRPGGSAYVIGEAGLTTALHEVGYILTDIEPDYVVLGETRTYSFTQITRAIRLIEGGARFIATNPDPVGPSNEGSLPACGAVAAMITKATGVEPYFVGKPNPMMMRSALRAIDGHSESTAMIGDRMDTDIVSGMEAGLHTILVLTGVMSRGQVDRYPFRPSQVVDSVADLIGMIDSDT is encoded by the coding sequence GTGGACGAGCGCAAGCCGATCGAGTGCTGGTTGTCGGACATGGACGGGGTCCTCGTCCATGAGGGGCAGCCGGTGCCCGGGGCCGACGAGTTCATCCGCCGCCTGCGCGAGTCCGGCAAGCGGTTCCTGGTGCTCACCAACAACTCCATCTACACCCAGCGCGACCTCGCCGTACGGCTGCGCACGGCGGGTCTGGACATCCCCCCGGAGTCGATCTGGACCTCGGCGCTCGCCACCGCGAGGTTCCTGGACTCCCAGCGTCCCGGTGGCTCCGCCTACGTGATCGGCGAGGCCGGACTGACCACCGCGCTGCACGAGGTCGGCTACATCCTCACCGACATCGAGCCCGACTACGTGGTGCTCGGGGAGACCCGCACCTACAGCTTCACCCAGATCACCCGCGCCATCCGGCTGATCGAGGGCGGCGCCCGGTTCATCGCCACCAACCCCGATCCGGTCGGCCCGTCCAACGAGGGGTCGCTGCCCGCCTGCGGCGCGGTCGCGGCGATGATCACCAAGGCGACCGGTGTGGAGCCGTACTTCGTGGGCAAGCCCAACCCGATGATGATGCGCAGCGCGCTGCGGGCCATCGACGGCCACAGCGAGAGCACCGCCATGATCGGTGACCGGATGGACACCGACATCGTCTCCGGGATGGAGGCGGGGCTGCACACCATCCTGGTGCTCACCGGCGTCATGAGCAGAGGGCAGGTGGACCGCTATCCGTTCCGTCCGTCCCAGGTGGTCGACTCGGTCGCCGACCTGATCGGGATGATCGACTCCGATACCTGA